The proteins below are encoded in one region of Portunus trituberculatus isolate SZX2019 chromosome 17, ASM1759143v1, whole genome shotgun sequence:
- the LOC123504957 gene encoding uncharacterized protein LOC123504957, giving the protein MKLTILTCWGVVAALVVAAQGKPFRSPAFDIARAYENYHNLWMSEARRNSVAPMSFGQQVARTWPQNKAAVARLAQSAPVAEKPPQEQAKAGTQAEKGKAGQNVQQSATTEQQTTEMTTEMATEMPTTEQTIQEEMTTEMQMQKQTAQANVETKAAKKPEPSQPRRQPTTPTSRPATMRSAFDTFFNRWNAERIRNSIPPVATPIPPLSSFYKQTLFANEPVTTKSVDRPAKATEATVDTLTQASASEVSATASAPSTDPVKLIKSLAQSDSWRQQGNAPIIILLQ; this is encoded by the exons ATGAAGCTGACA ATACTGACATGTTGGGGTGTGGTGGCtgcgctggtggtggcggcacaGGGGAAACCCTTCCGCTCGCCAGCGTTTGACATTGCAAGAGCATATGAGAACTATCACAATCTCTGGATGTCAGAAGCCCGCAGGAATTCTGTCGCCCCCATGTCATTTGGTCAGCAGGTAGCGCGGACTTGGCCACAGAACAAGGCAGCGGTCGCCAGGCTTGCTCAGTCTGCCCCAGTGGCGGAAAAGCCTCCCCAGGAACAAGCGAAGGCAGGAACACAGGCGGAGAAAGGCAAGGCAGGCCAAAATGTTCAGCAATCAGCTACCACTGAACAACAAACAACGGAAATGACAACAGAAATGGCTACTGAAATGCCCACCACGGAGCAAACTATTCAGGAGGAAATGACAACTGAGATGCAGATGCAGAAACAGACAGCACAGGCTAATGTTGAGACCAAGGCAGCAAAGAAACCCGAGCCATCTCAGCCACGAAGACAACCCACCACTCCAACCTCCCGTCCCGCCACCATGAGGTCTGCCTTCGATACTTTCTTTAACAGGTGGAACGCTGAAAGGATCAGGAACTCCATCCCTCCCGTGGCTACTCCAATCCCACCTCTGTCATCCTTCTATAAGCAGACGCTGTTTGCTAATGAGCCTGTGACCACTAAGTCCGTGGACCGTCCCGCCAAGGCCACCGAGGCAACTGTCGACACCCTCACCCAG GCTTCCGCATCGGAGGTTAGCGCCACCGCTTCTGCTCCTTCGACTGATCCCGTGAAATTGATTAAATCCTTGGCCCAGTCTGACAGCTGGAGACAGCAGGGTAATGCCCCTATCATCATCCTTCTGCAGTAG
- the LOC123504958 gene encoding oxytocin-neurophysin 1-like, with amino-acid sequence MQSGVTVTVVVTLLVGSAAACFITNCPPGGKRSGGLMSTLGRARTCASCGPGLLGRCIGPDICCGARIGCFLGSRETRLCRTENMVPITCYNSDLKPCGRMQEGRCAAPGICCTENKCETNDDCVAEDTPAEEVAETQRSGRPRLDLLTAARDRWEEQ; translated from the exons atgCAGTCGGgtgtgacggtgacggtggtggtgacgctgTTGGTCGGAAGTGCCGCCGCCTGCTTTATAACCAACTGTCCCCCTGGAGGAAAGAGATCAGGAGGACTCATGTCTACTCTCGGCCGCGCTCGCACG TGCGCGTCCTGTGGTCCCGGTCTGTTGGGTCGCTGCATTGGTCCCGACATCTGTTGCGGTGCCAGAATTGGCTGCTTCCTTGGATCACGAGAAACCCGCCTGTGTAGAACAGAGAACATGGTGCCCATCACATGTTACAACTCAGACCTCAAACCCTGTGGTAGGATGCAGGAAGGCCGCTGCGCTGCGCCAGGAATTTGCTGCACAGAGA ATAAGTGTGAAACAAATGACGATTGTGTGGCGGAGGACACGCCCGCCGAGGAAGTGGCGGAGACCCAGCGAAGCGGCAGACCTAGACTGGATCTCCTGACAGCCGCGAGAGATCGTTGGGAGGAACAGTGA